A genomic stretch from Thermomonospora umbrina includes:
- the glgB gene encoding 1,4-alpha-glucan branching protein GlgB, which translates to MAPVTHEELDRLVGGDHHDPHSILGAHPGPDGITLRALRPLAEQVEVVLPNGKRHPLRHVHQGVFEATLTFDDPRAVPDYRLAVTYGEGPELVQDDPYRHLPSVGELDVHLFAEGRHEELWKALGARVRSHPSGFGEVTGTAFAVWAPNARGVRVVGDFNHWDGRGHPMRSLGSSGIWELFVPGVESGAAYKYEILGPDGHWRGKADPMAQWTEHPPATASKVFASSYEWQDAEWMAKRKGRDWLHEPMSVYEVHLGSWRKGLSYEQLAEELTDYVVDMGFTHVEFLPVAEHPYGPSWGYQVTSYYAPSSRFGDPDDFRHLVDRLHQAGVAVIVDWVPAHFPKDEWALARFDGTALYEHADPFKGEHPDWGTLVFNFGRSEVRNFLVANACYWMEEFHVDGLRVDAVASMLYLDYSREEGQWTPNVYGGRENLEAISFLQETNATVYKRYPGITMIAEESTAWPGVTRPTHLGGLGFGFKWNMGWMHDTLTYLERDPVFRHYHHGEITFSLIYAFSENYVLPLSHDEVVHLKGSLLGKMPGDTWNKFASLRALFAYMWSHPGKQLLFMGGEFAQGGEWAEERTLDWWLLDDSGEGANHLGMQRLVRDLNRVYRESPALYTIDNEPGGFHWIDANDAGGNVLSFLRYGSNGSVMACVVNFAGQPHEDYRVGLPRTGGWREVLNTDAFEYGGSGVGNMGRVDATDEPWHAQPASAVLRVPPMGAVWLAPESPGVRGSATGASRGRRSSRPPR; encoded by the coding sequence ATGGCACCGGTGACGCACGAGGAGCTCGACCGGCTCGTCGGAGGGGACCACCACGATCCGCATTCCATCCTCGGGGCCCATCCCGGGCCCGACGGCATCACCCTCCGAGCGCTCCGTCCCCTGGCCGAGCAGGTCGAGGTCGTCCTCCCGAACGGGAAGCGTCATCCCCTCCGGCACGTCCACCAAGGGGTGTTCGAGGCCACTCTGACGTTCGACGACCCGAGGGCCGTCCCCGATTACCGGCTGGCGGTCACGTACGGCGAGGGACCCGAGCTCGTCCAGGACGACCCGTACCGGCATCTGCCCTCGGTGGGCGAGTTGGACGTCCACCTGTTCGCTGAGGGGCGGCACGAGGAGCTGTGGAAGGCGCTCGGGGCGCGGGTGCGCTCTCACCCGTCGGGGTTCGGCGAGGTGACCGGCACGGCGTTCGCGGTGTGGGCCCCCAACGCGCGCGGAGTGCGCGTCGTCGGCGACTTCAACCACTGGGACGGACGGGGGCACCCGATGCGGTCCCTGGGCTCCAGCGGCATCTGGGAGTTGTTCGTCCCCGGCGTGGAGAGCGGCGCCGCCTACAAGTACGAGATCCTCGGGCCCGACGGGCATTGGCGCGGCAAGGCCGACCCGATGGCGCAGTGGACCGAGCACCCTCCCGCGACGGCGTCCAAGGTGTTCGCCTCCTCCTACGAGTGGCAGGACGCCGAGTGGATGGCCAAGCGCAAGGGCCGTGACTGGCTGCACGAGCCCATGAGCGTCTACGAGGTCCACCTGGGCTCGTGGCGCAAGGGGTTGAGCTACGAGCAGTTGGCCGAGGAGCTGACCGACTACGTGGTGGACATGGGCTTCACGCACGTGGAGTTCCTGCCCGTCGCCGAGCACCCGTACGGCCCCTCGTGGGGCTACCAGGTCACCTCCTACTACGCGCCCAGCTCACGTTTCGGCGACCCCGACGACTTCCGCCACCTCGTCGACCGGCTGCATCAGGCGGGCGTGGCCGTCATCGTCGACTGGGTGCCCGCGCACTTCCCCAAGGACGAGTGGGCGCTCGCCCGCTTCGACGGCACCGCCCTGTACGAGCACGCCGACCCCTTCAAGGGCGAGCACCCCGACTGGGGGACGCTGGTCTTCAACTTCGGCCGCTCCGAGGTCCGCAACTTCCTGGTGGCGAACGCGTGCTACTGGATGGAGGAGTTCCACGTCGACGGCCTCCGCGTGGACGCCGTGGCCTCGATGCTCTACCTCGACTACTCGCGCGAGGAGGGGCAGTGGACGCCCAACGTCTACGGCGGCCGGGAGAATCTGGAGGCCATCTCCTTCCTTCAGGAGACCAACGCCACCGTCTACAAGCGCTACCCCGGCATCACGATGATCGCCGAGGAGTCCACCGCGTGGCCCGGGGTCACCCGCCCCACGCACCTGGGGGGTCTGGGCTTCGGGTTCAAGTGGAACATGGGGTGGATGCACGACACCCTCACCTACCTGGAGCGGGACCCGGTGTTCCGGCACTACCACCACGGTGAGATCACGTTCTCGCTCATCTACGCGTTCTCCGAGAACTACGTCCTGCCGCTCTCCCACGACGAGGTCGTCCACCTCAAGGGCTCCCTGCTGGGCAAGATGCCCGGCGACACCTGGAACAAGTTCGCGAGCCTGCGGGCGCTGTTCGCCTACATGTGGTCCCATCCCGGCAAGCAGTTGCTCTTCATGGGCGGCGAGTTCGCCCAGGGGGGCGAGTGGGCCGAGGAGCGCACGCTGGACTGGTGGCTGCTGGACGACTCCGGGGAGGGTGCCAACCACCTCGGCATGCAGCGCCTCGTCCGCGACCTCAACCGGGTCTACCGCGAGTCCCCCGCGCTCTACACGATCGACAACGAGCCCGGCGGATTCCACTGGATCGACGCCAACGACGCGGGCGGCAACGTGTTGTCGTTCCTCCGCTACGGTTCCAACGGCTCCGTGATGGCCTGCGTCGTCAACTTCGCCGGACAACCCCACGAGGACTACCGCGTCGGCCTGCCCCGTACCGGCGGTTGGCGCGAGGTCCTCAACACCGACGCGTTCGAGTACGGGGGGAGCGGCGTCGGCAACATGGGGCGCGTCGACGCGACCGACGAGCCCTGGCACGCCCAGCCCGCGTCCGCCGTCCTGCGCGTCCCGCCCATGGGGGCCGTGTGGCTCGCCCCCGAGAGCCCCGGCGTCAGGGGATCTGCGACAGGAGCCAGCCGGGGCCGGCGCAGTAGCCGCCCGCCGCGGTGA
- a CDS encoding NUDIX hydrolase — MGDGDGWTRCTQGHQHWGKHGAAGMLIFHRDPAGGAHLLLQQRNWWCSGALSWCMFGGGRRPGEEPLAAAFRETAEECTLDPRRLRVHGLLTDDHGGWSYSTVVASADHMPKVKPASLETRRAAWFPLEKVEGLRLFQPFAVAWPKLAGMLSRLVLVVDAANVVGSRADGWWRDRAGATARLRDELAPLAEKGVTGHPEGLHDTSYPEIVMVVEGAARPVADTAVEGVRTVAAPGSGDDAIVDLVSHPEPDATYLVVTADRELRARVTAAGGYCAGPGWLLSQIP, encoded by the coding sequence ATGGGAGACGGTGACGGCTGGACCCGCTGCACCCAAGGGCACCAGCACTGGGGCAAGCACGGCGCCGCCGGGATGCTCATCTTCCACCGCGACCCCGCCGGGGGCGCCCATCTCCTCCTCCAGCAACGGAACTGGTGGTGCAGCGGCGCCCTGAGCTGGTGCATGTTCGGCGGCGGCCGGCGCCCCGGGGAGGAGCCGCTGGCCGCCGCGTTCCGCGAGACGGCCGAGGAGTGCACGCTCGACCCCCGGAGGCTGCGCGTCCACGGCCTCCTCACCGACGACCACGGCGGCTGGAGCTACAGCACGGTGGTGGCCTCCGCCGACCACATGCCGAAGGTGAAGCCCGCCTCCCTGGAGACCCGCCGGGCGGCCTGGTTCCCTCTGGAAAAGGTCGAGGGACTGCGTCTCTTCCAGCCGTTCGCGGTCGCGTGGCCTAAGCTCGCCGGCATGTTGTCCCGGCTGGTCCTGGTGGTGGACGCGGCGAACGTGGTCGGCTCCCGCGCCGACGGCTGGTGGCGCGACCGCGCGGGCGCCACCGCCAGGCTCCGCGACGAACTCGCGCCCCTCGCGGAAAAGGGGGTCACCGGTCACCCGGAGGGCCTCCACGACACCTCGTACCCCGAGATCGTCATGGTCGTCGAGGGCGCGGCCCGTCCCGTCGCCGACACGGCCGTCGAGGGCGTCCGCACGGTGGCCGCCCCCGGCAGCGGCGACGACGCGATCGTCGACCTCGTGAGCCACCCCGAGCCCGACGCCACCTACCTGGTCGTCACCGCCGACCGAGAGCTGCGCGCCCGCGTCACCGCGGCGGGCGGCTACTGCGCCGGCCCCGGCTGGCTCCTGTCGCAGATCCCCTGA
- a CDS encoding cytochrome P450, with protein MALHPAIADIDLVDMAFWDRPEKDRLADFARLREKGAPVFFAEPRVPFVRGGHGFHALVRHADVVAAGRDAKTFSSEPAATSPEPPPWLGALLGTPMINMDDPRHARLRRIVSRAFTPRMLARIEADVRAAAARIVDDVLAEGPRDFVEQVAARLPVHVICAMLGIPERTRPYVLRRVDAMTAYAGVRGSLARPRTLRLLAGNLRAIADLHVLMARLGRARRAEPADDLVSALVNAQPGADGEHLTLRELGSFFDLLLVAGNETARNALAHGLRLFTEHPDQREALLADYDGRIGGAIEEIVRYCSPIMQFRRTLTRDHELNGHRFRAGDKVVLFYQAANHDPEVFPDPGAFDIRRSPNPHVGFGAPGPHLCLGANLARMELRIMFRELFDRLPGLRTDGDPVPLLSSFDNGVRRQSFTFSRPNRGSP; from the coding sequence GTGGCACTGCATCCCGCCATCGCCGACATCGACCTGGTGGACATGGCGTTCTGGGATCGCCCCGAGAAGGACCGACTCGCGGATTTCGCCAGGCTCAGGGAGAAGGGCGCGCCGGTCTTCTTCGCCGAGCCCCGGGTGCCGTTCGTGCGCGGCGGGCACGGCTTCCACGCCCTGGTCCGGCACGCCGACGTGGTGGCGGCCGGACGGGACGCGAAGACGTTCAGCAGCGAGCCCGCGGCGACGTCGCCCGAGCCTCCGCCGTGGCTGGGAGCGCTGCTCGGCACCCCGATGATCAACATGGACGACCCCCGGCACGCGCGGCTGCGCCGGATCGTGTCGCGGGCGTTCACCCCGCGGATGCTGGCGCGGATCGAGGCCGACGTCCGGGCCGCCGCCGCCCGGATCGTGGACGACGTGCTGGCCGAGGGGCCCCGGGACTTCGTCGAGCAGGTCGCGGCCCGGCTGCCCGTCCACGTCATCTGCGCGATGCTCGGCATTCCCGAGCGGACCCGCCCGTACGTGCTGCGGCGCGTCGACGCGATGACCGCGTACGCCGGGGTCCGGGGCTCGCTCGCCCGGCCGCGGACGCTGCGGCTGCTGGCGGGCAACCTGCGCGCGATCGCCGACCTGCACGTCCTGATGGCGCGGCTGGGCCGGGCCCGCCGGGCCGAGCCCGCCGATGACCTGGTGTCGGCGCTGGTCAACGCGCAGCCGGGGGCCGACGGCGAGCACCTGACGCTCCGGGAGCTGGGGTCGTTCTTCGACCTGCTGCTGGTGGCGGGCAACGAGACCGCCCGCAACGCGCTGGCGCACGGGCTGCGGCTGTTCACCGAGCACCCGGATCAGCGCGAGGCGCTGCTGGCCGACTACGACGGCCGGATCGGCGGCGCGATCGAGGAGATCGTCCGGTACTGCTCGCCCATCATGCAGTTCCGTCGCACGCTGACCCGCGACCACGAGCTGAACGGCCACCGTTTCCGGGCGGGCGACAAGGTGGTGCTCTTCTACCAGGCCGCCAACCACGATCCGGAGGTCTTCCCCGACCCGGGGGCCTTCGACATCCGGCGCAGCCCCAACCCGCACGTGGGGTTCGGCGCCCCGGGCCCGCATCTGTGCCTGGGCGCCAACCTGGCCCGGATGGAGCTGCGGATCATGTTCCGGGAGCTGTTCGACCGGCTGCCGGGGCTGCGCACGGACGGCGATCCCGTACCGCTGCTGTCGAGCTTCGACAACGGCGTCCGCCGCCAGTCGTTCACGTTCTCCCGCCCGAACCGAGGATCACCATGA
- a CDS encoding GntR family transcriptional regulator codes for MQDRPAYLRIATELREQIQRGDYPPGSRLPTLARLCQTHGVSQIVVRHAIALLRGEGLVETRRGGGTVVRVRPPARRIAMNRYLNAPAQPPADRPPEPPAPEPPPEPATAFTRDQRIGWSEYRLDRTFTRVRADAHLASLFQEPVGTPLLRRHFVFHSRGEPQQISTSYLPWALVEGTPVADPAREPWPGGTPAQLVFLGHPVTRVEESVQARMPTPDEAETLRLASGVPVLTITRRMLSGDRPYEVCRDIVIPADRAILDYSIDL; via the coding sequence GTGCAGGATCGACCGGCGTACCTCCGTATCGCCACTGAGCTGCGGGAACAGATCCAGCGCGGCGACTACCCACCCGGCTCCCGATTGCCCACCCTCGCCCGGCTCTGCCAGACCCACGGGGTCTCCCAGATCGTCGTCCGGCACGCGATCGCGCTGCTCCGGGGCGAGGGCCTCGTGGAGACCCGCCGGGGCGGCGGCACCGTGGTCCGCGTCCGGCCGCCGGCCCGCCGCATCGCGATGAACCGCTACCTCAACGCGCCCGCGCAGCCGCCGGCCGACCGGCCGCCGGAGCCGCCCGCGCCGGAGCCGCCGCCCGAGCCCGCCACCGCGTTCACCCGCGACCAGCGCATCGGCTGGAGCGAGTACCGCCTCGACCGCACCTTCACCCGTGTCCGGGCCGACGCTCATCTGGCATCCCTCTTCCAGGAGCCCGTGGGCACCCCGTTGCTGCGTCGTCACTTCGTCTTCCACTCCCGTGGCGAGCCCCAGCAGATCTCCACCAGCTATCTGCCGTGGGCGCTGGTCGAGGGCACCCCGGTCGCCGACCCGGCCCGTGAGCCGTGGCCCGGCGGCACCCCCGCCCAACTGGTCTTTCTCGGCCATCCGGTGACCCGGGTCGAGGAGTCCGTCCAGGCCCGCATGCCGACCCCGGACGAGGCGGAGACCCTCCGGCTCGCGTCCGGTGTGCCCGTTCTGACGATCACCCGCCGCATGCTCTCCGGCGACCGGCCCTACGAGGTCTGCCGCGACATCGTCATCCCGGCCGACCGCGCGATCCTCGATTACTCCATAGATCTGTGA
- a CDS encoding GNAT family N-acetyltransferase has translation MQISVVRPRELGDAELAAWRAMQASAPRQANPFMSAGYARAVDRVRGGARVAVLQEGPDVVGFFPFELKGRGVGAAIGGWLSLCQGLVHSPGLDVDARELLRGCGLGVWEYGTLAAGQPWFEPYTAKTLGSVLMDLSGGFDGYVEGLRARGSKVVKQTRYKERRLGRDVGEVTFDFDVRDAESLRLVRRWKSDQYRAMGRADRFARPWVVALIELLHGVHGDDFAGSLSMLYADGRPVAGHFGLRSDHTLITWFPVYDPEFARYSPGMALHLHMAEAAAKEGIREMDLGPGVGWRYKEELRSRETPVGEGVVRRPCPAAAAHWVGRAPLARARRLVLENERLYGLADRAMRRYGEYRTRDRS, from the coding sequence GTGCAGATCTCCGTGGTCCGCCCCCGTGAGCTGGGGGACGCCGAGTTGGCCGCCTGGCGCGCGATGCAGGCGTCGGCCCCCCGGCAGGCCAACCCGTTCATGTCGGCCGGTTACGCGCGCGCCGTCGACCGGGTGCGCGGCGGGGCCCGGGTCGCCGTCCTCCAGGAGGGCCCCGACGTGGTGGGCTTCTTCCCGTTCGAGCTGAAGGGGCGGGGGGTCGGCGCGGCCATCGGGGGGTGGCTGTCGCTGTGCCAGGGGCTCGTCCACTCCCCCGGGCTCGACGTGGACGCCCGGGAGCTGTTGCGCGGCTGCGGCCTGGGCGTCTGGGAGTACGGCACGCTGGCGGCGGGTCAGCCGTGGTTCGAGCCGTATACCGCGAAGACGCTCGGTTCGGTGCTCATGGACCTGAGCGGCGGCTTCGACGGGTACGTCGAGGGGCTCCGGGCCAGGGGCTCCAAGGTCGTCAAACAGACCCGGTACAAGGAGCGCAGGCTCGGCCGCGACGTCGGCGAGGTGACGTTCGACTTCGACGTCCGCGACGCGGAGTCGCTGCGGCTGGTGCGGCGGTGGAAGTCGGATCAGTACCGGGCGATGGGCCGGGCCGACCGGTTCGCGCGTCCGTGGGTGGTGGCGTTGATCGAGCTGCTGCACGGCGTCCACGGGGACGACTTCGCCGGGTCGCTGTCCATGCTGTACGCCGACGGGAGGCCGGTGGCCGGGCACTTCGGGCTGCGCAGCGACCACACGCTGATCACATGGTTCCCGGTGTACGACCCGGAGTTCGCGCGGTACTCCCCCGGGATGGCGTTGCACCTGCACATGGCCGAGGCCGCCGCCAAGGAGGGCATCCGGGAGATGGACCTCGGGCCCGGCGTCGGCTGGCGCTACAAGGAGGAGCTGAGGAGCCGCGAGACGCCGGTCGGCGAGGGCGTGGTGCGCCGCCCGTGCCCCGCCGCCGCCGCCCACTGGGTCGGGCGCGCCCCGCTGGCCCGCGCCCGCCGCCTCGTCCTGGAGAACGAACGCCTGTACGGGCTGGCCGACCGGGCGATGCGCCGCTACGGGGAGTACCGCACACGCGACCGTTCCTGA
- a CDS encoding xylan 1,4-beta-xylosidase, with the protein MNDTSARRGRLWVIGAIVALVALAGAVVGHAVLRDGGVEEAGAPVRVPPKALGVVGAPYSAPWPVWGFTHTDRSADVGPASEVAARSIAARPLVQNQHIMGWGADNPEPAPGRYDWAALDRRMEYIRRTGGVPVITLCCAPDWMKGGRPGDTDWSRLEFAPRPRHYADFARLSAAVARRYPYVRHFAVWNELKGFYDPQRVRWDHEGYTRMYNLVYDAVKAVNPANEVGGPYVPMYSHVGGQGSALRGPWGSVDQIALDAVEYWLANSRGADFVSVDGPTASDDRDVYPDAVTALDKFVAINRWLRSKTSLPIWWNEYYIEPDTDPWSERRRAAMHVASLIDQARTGVSTVLYWNRIPKDGDRTCEGCLWVTTSVPDGGAPGRMLGVLQEFARWFPAGTRMIDVRPSSAKVRVLAQPRMTVAVNVSDDLLETYVGDRRVRLDPYEVRWMDRTS; encoded by the coding sequence ATGAACGACACCTCCGCCCGCCGCGGACGCCTGTGGGTGATCGGCGCGATCGTCGCGCTGGTGGCGCTGGCCGGGGCCGTCGTCGGCCACGCGGTGCTGCGGGACGGCGGTGTCGAGGAGGCGGGCGCTCCCGTCCGGGTGCCGCCGAAGGCGCTCGGCGTCGTCGGCGCGCCGTACTCCGCCCCCTGGCCGGTGTGGGGCTTCACGCACACCGACCGCAGCGCCGACGTGGGCCCGGCCAGCGAGGTCGCCGCCCGTTCGATCGCCGCACGGCCGCTGGTCCAGAACCAGCACATCATGGGCTGGGGCGCCGACAACCCCGAGCCGGCGCCGGGCCGGTACGACTGGGCCGCGCTCGACCGGCGGATGGAGTACATCCGCCGGACCGGCGGCGTCCCCGTCATCACCCTGTGCTGCGCGCCCGACTGGATGAAGGGCGGCAGGCCCGGCGACACCGACTGGAGCCGACTCGAGTTCGCTCCCCGGCCGCGGCACTACGCCGACTTCGCGCGACTGTCCGCGGCGGTGGCGCGCCGCTACCCGTACGTCCGGCACTTCGCGGTCTGGAACGAGCTGAAGGGCTTCTACGACCCGCAGCGCGTGCGCTGGGACCACGAGGGCTACACCCGGATGTACAACCTGGTCTACGACGCCGTGAAGGCCGTCAACCCGGCCAACGAGGTCGGCGGGCCGTACGTCCCGATGTACAGCCACGTCGGCGGGCAGGGTTCGGCGCTGCGCGGCCCCTGGGGCAGCGTGGACCAGATCGCGCTGGACGCGGTGGAGTACTGGCTGGCCAACAGCCGGGGCGCGGACTTCGTCTCCGTCGACGGGCCCACCGCCAGCGACGACCGGGACGTCTATCCCGACGCGGTCACCGCGCTCGACAAGTTCGTGGCGATCAACCGGTGGCTGCGTTCGAAGACCTCCCTGCCGATCTGGTGGAACGAGTACTACATCGAGCCCGACACCGATCCCTGGTCGGAGCGGCGGCGCGCGGCCATGCACGTCGCGTCGCTGATCGACCAGGCCAGGACCGGGGTGTCCACGGTGCTGTACTGGAACCGGATCCCCAAGGACGGCGACCGCACCTGCGAGGGCTGCCTGTGGGTGACCACGTCCGTGCCCGACGGCGGCGCCCCCGGGCGGATGCTGGGCGTGCTCCAGGAGTTCGCCCGGTGGTTCCCCGCCGGCACCCGGATGATCGACGTGCGGCCCTCCTCCGCCAAGGTGCGGGTGCTCGCCCAGCCGCGGATGACCGTGGCCGTCAACGTCTCCGACGACCTGCTCGAGACGTACGTCGGCGATCGGAGGGTCCGCCTCGACCCCTACGAGGTCCGCTGGATGGACCGCACTTCCTGA
- a CDS encoding serine/threonine-protein kinase: protein MPSLPLEADDPREIGQYRLLARLGEGGQGIVYLGDGPDGRRVAVKVLKATSEAALSRFAREMESAKRVAPFCTAAVLDSSTAGRHPYVVSEFVEGPSLQQRVQERGPLEGGDLDRLMVNTASGLTAIHGAGIVHRDLKPANVLLGPDGPRVVDFGIARAVDAETHTQMVGTPAYFAPEWLRGEPPTPASDVFAWAGTMVYAATGRPPFGGGGNIPALMHRISSEQPDLSGVPDRVLGLLLECLDKDPQRRPTARALLVRLADPSAERTVPPSDAAPPVQTAGVPLGRQETVTASPVKRRGRTGLLVGATVVVTALVVLGTVGLVALLGDDDGDPNRTLPGSTSSRPETTSNGGTAQPTGGTTTGSGQGVPAAFSGTWEGKVSTPSLLGGTNDTDVTLTLTEGSADGRAVYHAWGCTNALKLTAAGPSTADFTETVVTDKADTSICTGGTVKLTLDGGGLRYESPNLIGGGTTTGTLRRG, encoded by the coding sequence ATGCCGAGCCTTCCGCTGGAGGCCGACGACCCCCGCGAGATCGGGCAGTACCGTCTGCTGGCGCGGCTCGGCGAAGGCGGCCAGGGCATCGTCTACCTGGGTGACGGCCCCGACGGGCGCCGGGTCGCGGTGAAGGTCCTCAAGGCGACCTCCGAGGCGGCGCTGTCGCGGTTCGCGCGGGAGATGGAGTCGGCCAAGCGCGTCGCGCCGTTCTGCACGGCGGCGGTGCTGGACTCCTCGACGGCGGGGCGGCACCCGTACGTGGTGAGCGAGTTCGTGGAGGGGCCGTCGCTCCAGCAGCGGGTGCAGGAGCGGGGGCCGCTGGAGGGCGGCGACCTCGACCGGCTGATGGTGAACACGGCCAGCGGGCTCACCGCCATCCACGGCGCGGGGATCGTGCACCGCGACCTCAAACCCGCCAACGTGCTGCTCGGTCCCGACGGGCCCCGGGTCGTGGACTTCGGGATCGCCCGTGCGGTGGACGCCGAGACCCACACGCAGATGGTGGGGACGCCCGCGTACTTCGCGCCCGAGTGGCTGCGCGGGGAGCCGCCCACACCGGCGTCGGACGTGTTCGCGTGGGCCGGGACGATGGTGTACGCCGCGACGGGACGGCCTCCGTTCGGCGGCGGCGGGAACATCCCGGCGCTGATGCACAGGATCTCCTCGGAGCAGCCGGACCTGTCGGGAGTGCCCGACCGGGTGCTGGGCCTGCTGCTGGAATGCCTCGACAAGGATCCGCAGCGGCGGCCGACCGCCCGCGCCCTGCTGGTGCGGCTCGCCGACCCGTCGGCGGAGCGGACGGTGCCGCCCTCCGATGCAGCGCCTCCGGTGCAGACGGCCGGGGTGCCTCTGGGACGGCAGGAGACGGTGACCGCCTCCCCGGTGAAGCGGCGGGGACGCACGGGGCTCCTGGTCGGCGCCACGGTCGTGGTGACGGCGCTGGTCGTGCTGGGCACCGTGGGCCTGGTGGCGCTGCTCGGGGACGACGACGGCGACCCGAACCGCACGCTCCCCGGATCCACCTCGTCCCGGCCCGAGACCACCTCCAACGGCGGCACCGCACAGCCGACGGGCGGGACGACCACCGGGAGCGGTCAGGGCGTCCCGGCGGCGTTCAGCGGCACGTGGGAGGGCAAGGTCTCGACCCCCTCGCTGCTGGGCGGCACCAACGACACCGACGTCACCCTCACCCTGACCGAGGGATCCGCCGACGGGCGGGCCGTCTACCACGCCTGGGGCTGCACGAACGCGCTCAAGCTGACCGCCGCCGGCCCCTCGACGGCGGACTTCACCGAGACCGTGGTCACCGACAAGGCCGACACCAGCATCTGCACGGGCGGCACCGTCAAGCTCACGTTGGACGGCGGCGGTCTGCGCTACGAGTCGCCCAACCTGATCGGCGGCGGGACGACGACGGGTACCTTGCGCAGAGGTTGA
- a CDS encoding serine/threonine-protein kinase: protein MPVLPLEPRDPREVGPHRLLGRLGEGGQGTVYLAEDAQGRRVAVKMLKLDGLSPGADGAARRQLGEEVHAAMRVAPFCTARILGSSLDGPAPYVVSQYVAGPSLYERVELEGPLDEDALIRLMIQSVSGLTAIHGARIVHRDLKPSNLLLGPDGARVVDFGIARPIDARTATGRLIGTPPYFSPEQLAGKPATMASDVFAWAGTMVFAATGRAPFGHADYHHEMPALFRRIMDDEPDLAGVPEAVVPLLLLCMDKAPERRPGAWGILEWLLPPAPAQVPDASPPAPDPFTEQAIDLIDRVEQIGPPVHLPPPGPPPAENAPPWTATPPPMGPPSREVSLVGPPPSEASPVNGTPPGGGTPSMGDGTAHTGGTPIAGTTSSAVGGLSNGGAATDPSLGEGLVGGGPVTVAPGGREKRRSLVWVAAALGAVVVAGVAWVLVPGGGGETPSRTPEQLGGTWRGQVSESDGFRNHTSDVTLSLPEGEDSGILTGSRCAGGLAVVEVGGERMELGITSGPCTDGTVVVRRVGDGLDVQVRGGGSATGNGTLTRSGA, encoded by the coding sequence ATGCCCGTGCTGCCCCTGGAGCCCCGCGATCCCCGCGAGGTCGGTCCCCACCGTCTGCTGGGACGGCTCGGCGAGGGCGGCCAGGGCACCGTCTACCTGGCCGAGGACGCCCAGGGCCGGCGGGTCGCGGTGAAGATGCTCAAGCTCGACGGCCTCTCCCCCGGGGCCGACGGCGCCGCCCGCCGACAGCTCGGCGAGGAGGTCCACGCCGCCATGCGGGTCGCGCCGTTCTGCACCGCGCGGATCCTCGGCTCGTCGCTGGACGGCCCCGCGCCCTACGTGGTCAGCCAGTACGTCGCGGGCCCGTCGCTGTACGAGCGGGTCGAGCTGGAGGGGCCGCTGGACGAGGACGCGCTGATCCGGCTGATGATCCAGAGCGTCAGCGGGCTGACCGCCATCCACGGCGCCCGGATCGTGCACCGCGACCTCAAGCCCTCCAACCTCCTGCTGGGCCCGGACGGGGCGCGAGTGGTGGACTTCGGCATCGCCCGTCCCATCGACGCCCGCACCGCCACCGGCCGGCTGATCGGCACCCCGCCGTACTTCTCTCCCGAACAGCTCGCCGGGAAGCCGGCGACGATGGCCTCCGACGTCTTCGCCTGGGCGGGCACGATGGTGTTCGCGGCGACCGGACGGGCCCCGTTCGGGCACGCCGACTACCACCACGAGATGCCCGCGCTGTTCCGGCGCATCATGGACGACGAACCGGACCTGGCGGGCGTCCCCGAGGCCGTGGTCCCGTTGCTGCTGCTCTGCATGGACAAGGCCCCGGAACGCCGCCCGGGCGCGTGGGGCATCCTCGAATGGCTCCTCCCCCCGGCCCCGGCACAGGTCCCGGACGCGTCGCCGCCCGCCCCGGACCCGTTCACCGAGCAGGCCATCGACCTGATCGACAGGGTCGAGCAGATCGGCCCCCCGGTCCACCTCCCGCCTCCCGGCCCCCCACCGGCCGAGAACGCTCCACCATGGACGGCGACCCCGCCCCCCATGGGCCCACCATCCCGGGAGGTCTCCCTGGTCGGCCCGCCCCCGAGCGAGGCGTCTCCCGTGAACGGAACGCCACCCGGAGGCGGCACGCCCTCCATGGGCGATGGGACGGCCCACACCGGCGGGACGCCGATCGCGGGTACGACGTCGTCTGCGGTCGGGGGTCTCTCCAATGGCGGGGCGGCGACGGACCCGTCCTTGGGCGAGGGCCTGGTGGGCGGCGGTCCCGTGACCGTCGCGCCGGGTGGGCGGGAGAAGCGGCGCTCGCTGGTGTGGGTGGCGGCGGCGCTGGGCGCGGTCGTCGTCGCGGGGGTGGCCTGGGTGCTGGTCCCCGGGGGCGGCGGCGAGACGCCGTCACGCACGCCCGAGCAGTTGGGCGGCACGTGGCGGGGCCAGGTGTCGGAGTCCGACGGCTTCCGGAACCACACGAGCGACGTGACGCTGTCCCTTCCCGAGGGGGAGGACTCCGGGATCCTGACCGGCAGTCGTTGCGCGGGCGGCCTGGCGGTCGTCGAGGTGGGCGGGGAGCGGATGGAGCTGGGGATCACCAGCGGGCCCTGCACGGACGGGACGGTCGTGGTGCGGCGCGTCGGCGACGGGCTGGACGTCCAGGTGCGGGGCGGCGGGTCGGCCACCGGCAACGGGACGTTGACCCGGTCGGGGGCCTGA